The DNA segment TGTAGCGCCGCCCGAACAGGACAAAATCTCCCCGTTCGCGGAAACAAAAACCGGCTTTCTGGCGAAACGGCAAACTCATGATGGCCCGTTTGACAAATTTTTGGTCAATCATTACAGCGGAATCTCTCCCCTGCTCGGGCGGGAGCTGGCCCATCGGTTTGCGGCGACCGAGACCGGGTCGGAACCAGCAAATACCCGAGTGGAAACTGGTGAGCGGTCCGCTTCTCCAGCGGCGGAACAGCCGGACGCCAGTCAATTGGGTGCCTCTCAGCAGGATACTGCTCAGCCGGACGCCGAGCAGGAATGGCGGATTTTCGAAAGCTTCCTCGAACCGCTCCTCCACCATCGATACTCCCCGACGCTGGTGATCGACCGGTCGGGAAAGCCGAAGGCGTTTTCGGCGGTCAGGCTGACGCATGTGCCGGGCGATGTGCAGGAGTGGGACAGCATTTCCGCCTGCCTGGAGCAATTTTTTGAAGAAAAATCGTGGCGCGACACGCTCCGCCAAAAAGCGGGCGACATGGAACGGATTCTGCTGGCGGAACTGGAGAAAGACCGTAGCAAAATCGCCAAGTTCGAGGAAGCGATCACCGAAGCGGCGGAGGCCGACCGCTACCGCATCTGGGGAGAATTGCTGACGGCAAGCCTCTTCCAATTGGAGAAAGGGCAGACGGAGGCGAACGTGGTCAATTATTTTGAAGAGGATCTGCCGGAGATCACGATCCCGCTCGATCCCCAGTTGTCGCCGCAGGAGAACGCGCAAGCCTATTTTAAAAAGTACAACAAAGTGAAAAAATCGATTCCGATCCTCGAGCAACAGATCGCGCAAACGCGCGAACGAATCGCCTACCTGGAAAGCGTCCTGCAATCGCTGTCAACGGCCGATTTGGGCGACCTCGAAGAGATTCGGGAAGAGTTGGAACAAGTTGGGGTGCTGAAAGCCGCACGCAAGCCGGGCGGCAAGAAAAAACCGGCCGCCAGCCAGCCGGAACGGTTCCGCTCGAGCGACGGCATCGACATCTATGTCGGCAAGAACAACAAACAAAACGACTACCTGACGATGAAACTGGCCCATTCGTCAGACACATGGCTACATACGAAAGACATCCCCGGTTCGCACGTGGTGATCCGCGCCAAAGACGTGCCGGAAACCACGTTGCGGGAAGCCGCCCAACTGGCCGCCTATTTTTCAAAAGCGCGCGACTCCAGCCATGTGCCGGTCGATTACACGCTGGTCAAAAACGTCTGGAAGCCGAACGGCGCCAAACCGGGCATGGTCTTGTACGAAGGGCAGAAAACATTGTACGTCACACCCGATGCGGCACTGGTCGCGAAACTGAAAACCACCTGACCAGCCCGCCCAGCCCACTCCCCAGTGCATAGGGCCGCACGATCCACCCGGGCTCAACCGGAGCAACCACCAGTTTCTGGCCAAGGTTGGATAAGAAACAGCCCCGTCGCCATCTCCGCGAAAACCCGGCACCCTTATGAGTGCCGGGCTCCCGTATGGGATCAGTGCTTGCGGCGGGCGATGATCGTAAAGCCGTCATAATGCCCGCCCTTCGGGTAATGGTCAAACTCTTCCCTGTCCAGCAGCACGGTCAGCGCATCCGCCTGAACCGAATCGGACGCCTCCATCACGATGGTGAGCGTTTCATGCCCGTCAATCTCCGGCAACACCCGCTCCAACCGGCGCAAGTCATGTCCCGTGATCGTACCGCCAACATGAAAATACAAATCTCCCATCGTCCGCGGCCTCCTTCACAAGGATTCCCATACGGGTCATTCTGATTGTTCCCCGGACCGGTCGCTTTCATCCGCTGGCGGCCTGCCTCGATACGTTTGCTTCTCCAGGCACCACCCGCTGCATCCTGTGGTAGAATCAGCATGAGGGAGGAAGTCTGAGGTTCCGAGCTCCTGCAGCGCTATCACGGCCTGTGATAGAATCAGTATGAAAGGAGCTATTCCTGTGATGAATTAAAATGCGGTTTGCAAAACAAAAAGCGCCTCCTGTATGCTGGGTCTCGGAATGGTTGACATTCACTGCCCTAATTAGAGGAGGACGCTCACTATGAAGTTTAACCAATCGAACAAACAAAATCAACGG comes from the Effusibacillus pohliae DSM 22757 genome and includes:
- a CDS encoding Rqc2 family fibronectin-binding protein; this encodes MAFDGIVLRAVAHELQQTIAGGRVDKIYQPLARDLLLIVRNQGRNYRLLISANPTFPRIHLAERYKGQNPVEPPMFCMLLRKHLEGGRITKIEQVDNERILLINVENRDELGDLGEKQLVVEIMGRHSNIILVDPQTGRILDGIVHVNLSTSRHREVLPGRTYVAPPEQDKISPFAETKTGFLAKRQTHDGPFDKFLVNHYSGISPLLGRELAHRFAATETGSEPANTRVETGERSASPAAEQPDASQLGASQQDTAQPDAEQEWRIFESFLEPLLHHRYSPTLVIDRSGKPKAFSAVRLTHVPGDVQEWDSISACLEQFFEEKSWRDTLRQKAGDMERILLAELEKDRSKIAKFEEAITEAAEADRYRIWGELLTASLFQLEKGQTEANVVNYFEEDLPEITIPLDPQLSPQENAQAYFKKYNKVKKSIPILEQQIAQTRERIAYLESVLQSLSTADLGDLEEIREELEQVGVLKAARKPGGKKKPAASQPERFRSSDGIDIYVGKNNKQNDYLTMKLAHSSDTWLHTKDIPGSHVVIRAKDVPETTLREAAQLAAYFSKARDSSHVPVDYTLVKNVWKPNGAKPGMVLYEGQKTLYVTPDAALVAKLKTT